Proteins encoded together in one Onychomys torridus chromosome 1, mOncTor1.1, whole genome shotgun sequence window:
- the Znf565 gene encoding LOW QUALITY PROTEIN: zinc finger protein 565 (The sequence of the model RefSeq protein was modified relative to this genomic sequence to represent the inferred CDS: substituted 2 bases at 2 genomic stop codons), with protein sequence MALQEMVTFRDVAVEFSEEEWKWMKPAQRDLYRDVTLENFTHLLSLGLVISKPDVIFLLEQGKEPWLVTNYMTRSWHPDLESKCDIVPPKGLFETESFKWEVMKNFQHRDLEHSHLTDGWECRDQFERQQERQDCHFKQEGITYESLPDFRHYTLVTPLHQSNRTVEKLSECSECGKAFSRGSHLTQHQKTQTGEKPFECKECGKAFGSSSHLVQHQRSHTGEKPYDCQECGKAFGHTSDLILHQRLHTGVKPYEYKECGRTFRQQSQLILHQRTHIGEKPYVCKDCGKAFIRGSQLTVHWRIHTGVRPYQCKECGKAFRQHSQLTVHQRTHTGEKPYECKDCGKGFIHNSEVTRHQRVHSGEKPYGCKECGKAFRQYAQLRXHQTVHTGDRPFECKDCGKAFSRNSYLIQHQRIHTGDKPYECKECGKAFIHVSQLTHHQMIHTYEKPYMCRECGMAFIXSSQLTEHQRVHPGIKPYECRECGQAFIHGSQLIDHYQSHTD encoded by the exons ATGGCCCTTCAG GAAATGGTGACATTCAGGGATGTGGCCGTGGAGTTCTCTGAGGAGGAATGGAAGTGGATGAAACCTGCTCAGAGGGACTTGTACAGAGACGTGACTTTGGAGAACTTCACTCACTTGCTCTCACTAG GACTTGTCATTTCTAAGCCTGATGTCATCTTCTTATTGGAGCAAGGGAAAGAGCCATGGCTGGTTACAAATTATATGACAAGATCTTGGCACCCAG actTGGAATCAAAGTGTGACATAGTTCCACCAAAAGgactttttgaaacagagtcatTTAAATGGGAGGTCATGAAAAACTTTCAGCACCGTGACCTTGAGCACTCCCATCTCACAGATGGCTGGGAATGCAGAGACCAGTTTGAGAGACAGCAAGAGAGACAGGATTGCCATTTCAAGCAAGAGGGAATCACCTATGAAAGCCTGCCTGATTTCAGGCATTACACACTTGTTACCCCATTACATCAGAGCAACAGGACTGTGGAGAAACTGAGTGAATGTAGCGAATGTGGGAAAGCATTTAGCCGTGGCTCACACCTTACGCAACACCAGAAAACTCAGACTGGAGAAAAGCCTTTTGAGTGTAAGGAGTGTGGGAAGGCTTTTGGTAGTTCCTCACACCTTGTTCAGCATCAGCGAAGCCATACCGGTGAGAAACCCTATGATTGTCAGGAGTGCGGGAAAGCCTTTGGTCATACTTCCGACCTTATTCTCCACCAGAGACTTCACACTGGTGTCAAACCCTATGAATACAAAGAATGTGGAAGGACCTTTAGGCAGCAGTCACAGCTTATTCTGCACCAGAGAACTCATATAGGTGAGAAACCCTACGTATGTAAAGACTGTGGGAAGGCCTTCATTCGTGGTTCCCAGCTTACTGTGCACTGGAGAATTCACACAGGAGTTCGACCCTATCAGTGTAAAGAATGTGGAAAGGCCTTCAGACAGCACTCACAGCTCACTGTCCATCAGAGAACCCACACTGGGGAGAAGCCCTACGAATGTAAGGACTGTGGAAAAGGTTTTATCCACAACTCAGAAGTTACTCGGCATCAAAGAGTTCATTCTGGGGAAAAACCTTATGGatgtaaggaatgtgggaaagccttcagacAGTATGCACAGCTCAGGTGACATCAGACCGTTCACACTGGTGACAGACCCTTTGAATGTAAGGACTGTGGGAAGGCCTTTAGTCGTAATTCATACCTGATTCAGCATCAGAGGATTCACACAGGTGACAAGCCTTATGAATGTAaggagtgtgggaaagccttcattCATGTCTCCCAGCTGACGCATCATCAGATGATTCATACATATGAGAAACCCTACATGTGTAGGGAGTGTGGGATGGCTTTTATTTGAAGTTCACAACTTACTGAACATCAGAGGGTTCATCCTGGTATCAAACCTTATGAATGTAGAGAATGCGGGCAGGCCTTTATCCACGGCTCCCAGCTTATTGACCACTACCAAAGTCATACTGACTAG
- the LOC118583926 gene encoding cytochrome c oxidase subunit 7A1, mitochondrial has protein sequence MRALRVSQALIRPFSSSARSHLENRVAEKQKLFQANNDLPVHLKGGGMDSALYRLTMTLTLGGTAYSLYCLGWASFPHKK, from the exons ATGAGAGCCTTGCGG GTCTCCCAGGCTTTGATTCGTCCTTTTAGCTCATCTGCTCGGAGCCACTTAGAAAATCGTGTGGCAGAGAAGCAGAAACTCTTCCAG GCCAACAACGACCTCCCAGTACACCTCAAGGGCGGGGGAATGGACAGCGCCCTGTACAGGCTGACCATGACACTGACGCTGGGGG GCACTGCCTACAGCTTATACTGCCTGGGCTGGGCCTCCTTCCCCCACAAGAAGTGA